The following coding sequences lie in one Silurus meridionalis isolate SWU-2019-XX chromosome 19, ASM1480568v1, whole genome shotgun sequence genomic window:
- the si:ch211-160o17.6 gene encoding protein FAM107B, whose product MCFRVTSSLLKKSMLLYYVPQMVSPRGLERNDHTEHSRSEPVAQQQIMENPDHLIRPKKPSNPVLESPSHRVLHRELRVSHRWGLLPAEKCELQRVMEHRRVEQQREREEALRPLTDLEQELSKRRQRLLAYELEEQKRQEDLKNVPEFVRVKDNLRRVRAS is encoded by the exons ATGTGCTTTAGAGTAACTAGCTCCTTACTGAAAAAGAGTATGCTGCTTTACTACGTACCGCAG ATGGTTTCACCAAGAGGTTTAGAGAGAAATGATCACACAG AACACTCCAGGTCTGAACCTGTAGCACAGCAGCAGATAATGGAAAACCCTGATCATCTGATTCGGCCCAAGAAACCGTCGAACCCTGTTCTAGAGTCACCGAGCCACCGAGTGCTGCACCGGGAACTTCGTGTCAGCCACAGATG GGGTCTGCTACCTGCTGAGAAGTGTGAGCTACAGAGGGTGATGGAGCACAGAAGGGTGGAAcagcagagggagagagaagaggCTCTGAGACCCCTCACCGATCTGGAGCAGGAACTGAGCAAAAGACGGCAGAGATTACTTGCG TATGAACTGGAGGAACAGAAGAGACAAGAGGATCTGAAGAACGTACCAGAATTTGTGCGTGTGAAGGACAACCTGAGACGTGTCCGCGCGTCCTGA
- the b3galt6 gene encoding beta-1,3-galactosyltransferase 6, which yields MNFVRLVCRHKTALVLGALCFFATVLLFLAKCTSETLKPPDSPGSAPRAQPRPERQAAPSDSKEISAFLVVLITTGPKYTERRSIIRSTWLSKSDPDVLALFAIGTEGLAPEDMRNLETEQTRHGDLLLLPELRDSYENLTLKLIHAYSWLDQKLDFKFVLKADDDTFARSDLLKEELKSKDPRRLYWGFFSGRGRVKTAGKWKESAWELCDYYIPYALGGGYVLSSDLVHYVHLNSAYLKTWQSEDVSLGAWLAPVDVKRLHDPRFDTEYKSRGCSNKYLVTHKQSLEDMLEKHQTLQRDGRLCKEEVKLRLSYIYDWSVPPSQCCQRKDGIP from the coding sequence ATGAATTTTGTCCGGCTCGTGTGCCGCCATAAGACTGCCCTGGTGCTCGGTGCCCTCTGCTTCTTTGCCACTGTCCTACTCTTCCTTGCCAAATGCACCTCAGAGACATTGAAACCTCCTGACTCGCCCGGCTCCGCGCCACGTGCCCAACCTCGACCAGAGCGTCAAGCTGCACCTTCCGACTCCAAGGAGATCTCGGCTTTCCTGGTGGTCCTCATCACGACAGGTCCAAAGTACACGGAGCGACGCAGCATCATCCGCAGCACCTGGCTCTCCAAAAGCGACCCCGATGTGCTTGCTTTGTTTGCGATTGGCACCGAGGGCCTGGCACCCGAGGACATGCGGAATCTCGAGACGGAGCAGACGCGTCACGGAGACCTCTTGCTCCTACCCGAGCTCAGGGACTCCTATGAGAATCTGACGCTGAAGCTGATACACGCCTACTCGTGGCTCGATCAGAAGCTGGACTTCAAGTTCGTCCTGAAGGCGGACGACGATACGTTCGCCCGCTCGGATCTGCTCAAGGAGGAGCTGAAGAGTAAGGACCCCAGACGCCTTTACTGGGGCTTTTTCTCAGGCCGAGGACGCGTGAAAACGGCCGGGAAGTGGAAAGAGAGCGCCTGGGAGTTATGTGACTATTACATACCGTACGCTTTAGGCGGTGGCTACGTGCTCTCCTCTGATCTAGTGCACTACGTTCACTTGAACTCCGCTTACCTGAAAACGTGGCAGAGCGAGGACGTCTCTCTGGGCGCCTGGCTCGCGCCCGTCGACGTAAAGCGGCTGCATGACCCGCGCTTCGATACCGAGTACAAGTCGAGGGGGTGCAgtaataagtatttggtcacacACAAGCAGAGTCTGGAGGACATGCTCGAGAAGCACCAAACGCTGCAGAGGGACGGACGTCTGTGCAAAGAGGAGGTGAAGCTGCGCCTGTCTTATATTTACGACTGGAGCGTCCCGCCGTCGCAGTGCTGCCAGCGTAAAGATGGTATCCCCTGA